The Acidobacteriota bacterium sequence GTCGCTTCTTCTCCTCCCGCCGTTGCTGCATATATGACCGGAGGACCGCGTTGATTCGGGACTGGTATCGAGGTCCTTGAGCTTTGAACCAGTTCAGCACGTCGGTATCGACCCTAAGCGAGATCGGCTGCTTGGAGACCGGCTCGACAACGGAGGCCGTCGCCCAGAAGTCCTCCGGAAGGTCGCTGAGTTCCGGCGGCGATGTGGCCTGAATCTCCCGCTCGGTCATTCGACGAAGCCGGCTTAGGTTGGCTCGACCACGTCGGGGATGGCTAGCTCGCGGCGATCGCATCTTGGTAGCTCTTGCGCTCATGGCGGTGGCTCACACGGGCCGAGATAATCCGTCGAACCACCTCGCCGCCGGCCTCGGCCCGGTCCGTATAAACCACAGTGAGTGCGATGCTCTCGGCCACGCCGATCGCAATGACCCGGCGCTCACCGTAGTCGCGGCGCGTATCCTCTCGTCCCAGCGTCCGGCCTTCGAAAATCTGCGTGGCGAACTCGAAGTCGAA is a genomic window containing:
- a CDS encoding BrnT family toxin, which gives rise to MRFDWDARKSDRNLDERGFDFEFATQIFEGRTLGREDTRRDYGERRVIAIGVAESIALTVVYTDRAEAGGEVVRRIISARVSHRHERKSYQDAIAAS
- a CDS encoding BrnA antitoxin family protein, giving the protein MRSPRASHPRRGRANLSRLRRMTEREIQATSPPELSDLPEDFWATASVVEPVSKQPISLRVDTDVLNWFKAQGPRYQSRINAVLRSYMQQRREEKKRRAG